A single Corticium candelabrum chromosome 12, ooCorCand1.1, whole genome shotgun sequence DNA region contains:
- the LOC134187706 gene encoding uncharacterized protein LOC134187706, with product MCRDLENLYQSSPKNDSSTIRSTLYQAVSNLPPKSNLDDEEEVIYHTLEEMIKNPRKLQHRLSTDISCMEAATFTNRIVEEKDAGRMRSLQGRGAGGWLETVPTSDKHALKQNEFRLASCLRLGVCLPFSQLLVKCECGAELDREGYHLITCKYGGGPVWTHNTLVSGWSECLSDLLICHQIEPRHRYIHTEDRPDITFYDVDSGTTKEIDVAMAHPWSKDTIKEASTTCGYAATKREARKEVKYRKESLPDGSKPFVTPLVFEHFGRWGPKAEEFLNELAKKSKDMLGRKNEAAFRSYWRRRFSVIIQKCNSRVVLRKLSRLSLNCLDGQDKLEMDKAIHSSIH from the coding sequence atgtgtcgaGACTTAGAAAATCTCTATCAAAGCAGCCCTAAGAATGATTCCTCTACCATAAGGTCAACCTTGTATCAAGCAGTGTCTAATCTTCCTCCCAAGTCAAACTtggacgatgaagaagaagttATATATCACACTCTAGAGGAGATGATCAAGAACCCCAGGAAACTACAGCATCGTTTATCAACGGACATTTCCTGCATGGAAGCAGCAACATTTACCAATAGAATAGTTGAGGAAAAGGACGCGGGAAGAATGAGATCCttgcaaggacgaggggcgGGAGGATGGCTTGAAACAGTCCCCACTTCAGACAAGCACGCACTAAAGCAGAATGAATTTCGTCTAGCGTCTTGTCTGAggttgggtgtctgtctgccattcagtcagctccttgtaaaatgtgagtgtggagcagagctggacagagaaggatatcacttgattacatgtaagtatgggggaggtcctgtctggacgcacaacaccctagtttctggatggagcgagtgtctcagcgatttgctcatatgccaccagattgagccaagacacagatacatccacactgaagatagaccagacatcacattttacgacgtagactcaggaacaacaaaagagatagatgttgctatggctcatccctggagcaaagataccatcaaggaagcgtccacgacatgtggatatgcagcaacaaaacgagaggcaaggaaggaagtaaagtatcgcaaagaatcattaccagatggttctaagccttttgttactcctctggtgttcgaacactttggtcgttggggacccaaagcagaggaatttttaaatgagcttgcaaagaagtccaaagacatgctgggaaggaaaaatgaagcagcgtttagaagctattggagaagaagattttctgtgattattcagaaatgtaacagtagagttgttttaagaaagctatctaggctttcattgaattgtttggatggacaagacaagctagagatggacaaagccattcatagttctattcattaa
- the LOC134188109 gene encoding RNA-binding protein, mRNA-processing factor 2a-like produces MLLVMDGDREEATAQANPDVAEAAECARDEEIRTLFVSGLPLDVKPRELYLLFRCFKDYEQSLLKLTGKPGRPPMPVAFVTFENRAGAEEAKAALQGQKFDPDLPQTLRLEFARSNTKVAVRRHFAGGPVPMGIPTGPARFQHTHSYPVNSYVPAPPSEGWVQHQGIPIGELGVPQPMQLHQMPMGALPSPTSATSVGAAHPCSTLFVANISPFATEQDMKELFQRYPGFKRARLYSKGGLPVCFVDFQVS; encoded by the exons ATGCTACTAGTAATGGATGGGGATCGTGAAGAGGCTACAGCTCAAGCCAATCCCGACGTTGCAGAGGCTGCGGAGTGTGCAAGAGACGAAGAA ATCCGTACTCTGTTCGTGTCAGGACTTCCTCTCGATGTGAAGCCGAGGGAATTGTACCTTCTGTTTCGGTGTTTCAAG GACTATGAGCAATCGTTGCTGAAATTGACGGGGAAACCTGGCAGACCTCCAATG CCGGTAGCGTTTGTCACGTTTGAAAATAGAGCCGGCGCTGAGGAAGCCAAAGCTGCTCTCCAG GGCCAGAAATTTGATCCCGATCTCCCACAGACCCTTAGACTAGAATTTGCACGTTCTAATACAAAAGTAGCTGTGAGAAGACACTTTGCTGGTGGGCCAGTTCCAATGGGAATACCGACAGGACCAGCCAGATTTCAGCACACTCATTCTT ATCCTGTAAATAGCTATGTTCCCGCTCCTCCTAGTGAAGGCTGGGTGCAACATCAAGG AATCCCCATAGGTGAATTAGGAGTTCCTCAACCTATGCAACTACATCAAATGCCCATG GGCGCACTGCCAAGTCCCACCTCTGCAACTTCTGTTGGAGCAGCACATCCATGTTCGACACTATTTGTAGCCAATATCAGTCCCTTTGCTACGGAACAAGATATGAAAGAACTATTTCAAAG GTATCCTGGATTTAAAAGGGCTCGACTATATTCTAAAGGAGGTTTACCAGTATGTTTTGTAGATTTCCAGGTAAGCTAG
- the LOC134187707 gene encoding uncharacterized protein LOC134187707, with product MRRFLYCPVVMKKQLTLFGVRKRKREPFFQRSADDSDYTRVIETLWQQDAGQRTRKDFFKWAQGQWRDKYSKDRKARDDVIAKSVGVQQGMDNADEKAATTGYFRRLDEPEPKRSHLSCHGRHDQADQILWACYVSVRDSGWHTNSQLIRAEDELVTEEKKLMAAMCDVAQVTVSATNFLSVSFVRMALEKMEGLAALSARLLKFTNSLQTQTRRLEIRVSQLLQKQKHPADDLVLDCTNGCELSWEKAFGNLADLQSNGADTCGPLSAEELVHTSQVMAAVNVLSLRGLLQTIHYKEDELCMKVQWALTHQILHWMPVMSLLHKPAKNIVLVNVPDLTFTDNGNTFSDVLSLVQEDEGVALSEQIERDAQMQQEGDAQIQQEAEQLSITLPAKKRGPPARHEQFPEIICSAMSFINMHGYTAQARRRTTAGNSNGVTLAQVQQHLLSSVAGLKDKGIGRTTVHQLMLPPRQKTVNARRYHGVLNVRVPGKRNDEHGCHENGHFCLAQVGYMLEFSQQHSDSTSTFSCDNKNKVNIGTLAVSRYHQLRKFFPIGNGPVYKDHDFPFQNAKIIPSGYLRLEPRGRPKTRTVYNTARVRLASADSVRLRTNLIRSCVRRSSSMPPLLCKHEFDNGKYSEFGHFRKDKLGRLHYTVPHTGPLFVKNRAGRFHESTAETHANDLDELIGAEIRSGKTGICLAVDGGPDYSIKSILTIIAFGRLWRDKNLDFLIMCTHAAGDSCYNRVEHAWSPLSSSLAGVILPASLPGEMSPWQQKLDDIEKEKKIADVFDNALKVLDSYWNAISYDGFPVTSSSVMCLEKPSPYNDHSKLTEFAAAGSTKLKADEGMKCILNELQFLHSHAVRKTHMLQFMKCDSGSCHHCSTRPVRATTAVNFLRRHGGCLMTPRPSNNHEGHYCTFLEAALMEDMGCKPLQLDYGLPSLLGKVNHVCELCNRYVFQSEADRTRHLQRIHNRSKRKEAVQAHTEQQAAPKPSHNCTYTGCGHIFSTQYQLQRHKQETGHKCRAGRKKKGTC from the exons atgcgcagattTCTTTATTGTCCAGTGGTGATGAAAAAGCAGCTGACTCTCTTTGGTGTACggaagaggaagagagagCCTTTCTTCCAACGCAGTGCAGATGACAGTGATTACACACGAGTGATCGAAACTCTGTGGCAGCAAGATGCTGGACAGCGCACTCGCAAGGACTTCTTCAAGTGGGCGCAAGGCCAATGGCGTGACAAGTACTCGAAGGACAGGAAGGCAAGAGATGATGTGATAGCCAAGAGCGTTGGAGTCCAACAGGGAATGGACAATGCGGACGAGAAGGCGGCGACGACTGGTTACTTCCGGCGATTGGATGAACCGGAACCGAAGCGTTCACACCTATCTTGTCATGGCCGTCATGACCAG GCAGATCAGATTTTATGGGCGTGTTACGTCAGTGTGCGAGACAGTGGCTGGCATACAAACAG TCAGCTCATTCGAGCAGAAGATGAGCTGGTGACGGAAGAGAAGAAACTGATGGCTGCAATGTGTGATGTTGCTCAGGTAACCGTGAGTGCCACAAACTTCCTGAGTGTTTCATTTGTGCGCATGGCTTTAGAGAAGATGGAAGGACTAGCAGCTCTGTCTGCGAGGCTGCTAAAGTTTACAAACTCGCTGCAGACCCAAACCAGACGATTAGAAATACGCGTATCCCAATTGCTGCAGAAGCAGAAGCATCCAGCAGATGACCTAGTACTAGACTGTACAAATGGCTGTGAACTGTCTTGGGAGAAAGCCTTTGGCAATCTTGCTGATTTGCAATCAAACGGTGCAGACACGTGTGGTCCACTCTCTGCTGAAGAGCTAGTACACACTTCTCAAGTCATGGCAGCAGTGAATGTGCTTTCATTGAGAGGCTTGCTACAGACTATACATTACAAAGAAGACGAACTCTGCATGAAAGTGCAGTGGGCACTGACACACCAAATCCTTCACTGGATGCCTGTTATGTCCTTGTTACACAAGCCAGCCAAAAACATCGTTCTTGTGAACGTGCCTGACCTGACCTTCACAGATAATGGTAACACCTTCTCTGATGTACTATCCCTTGTGCAAGAGGATGAAGGAGTGGCGCTATCTGAGCAGATAGAGAGAGATGCTCAGATGCAACAGGAGGGAGATGCCCAGATACAACAAGAGGCGGAACAACTTTCTATCACACTCCCTGCAAAGAAACGAGGACCTCCTGCTCGGCATGAACAGTTTCCTGAGATTATCTGTTCTGCTATGAGTTTCATCAACATGCATGGCTATACAGCACAAGCAAGGCGCCGAACAACAGCAGGTAATTCTAATGGTGTCACACTTGCTCAGGTTCAGCAACATTTGCTTTCATCTGTCGCTGGACTGAAGGACAAAGGTATCGGTCGGACTACGGTTCACCAGCTGATGTTGCCTCCTCGACAGAAGACTGTCAATGCAAGGCGGTACCACGGTGTTCTCAATGTTCGAGTTCCTGGCAAAAGGAATGATGAACATGGTTGTCATGAAAATGGCCATTTCTGCCTGGCACAAGTTGGGTACATGTTAGAATTTTCTCAACAGCATTCTGACAGTACATCAACTTTTAGTTGCgacaataaaaacaaagtCAACATTGGCACACTAGCTGTCAGTCGATACCACCAACTGCGAAAGTTCTTCCCAATTGGAAATGGTCCAGTGTACAAGGATCATGATTTTCCTTTTCAAAATGCAAAGATCATTCCTTCAGGATACCTTCGGTTGGAACCTAGAGGACGGCCAAAGACTCGTACAGTGTACAATACGGCACGAGTTCGCCTTGCATCTGCTGATTCGGTAAGGCTCAGAACGAACCTGATTAGGAGTTGTGTCAGGAGAAGCTCTAGTATGCCTCCACTGCTTTGCAAGCACGAGTTCGATAATGGAAAATATTCAGAATTTGGTCACTTCAGAAAAGACAAACTAGGACGTTTGCACTACACTGTTCCGCATACCGGTCCACTGTTTGTTAAAAACAGAGCAGGAAGGTTTCATGAGTCAACAGCAGAGACTCATGCCAATGATCTCGATGAGCTGATTGGTGCTGAAATAAGAAGTGGAAAAACTGGTATATGCCTCGCCGTTGATGGAGGACCAGATTATAGCATCAAGTCAATTCTTACAATCATTGCCTTTGGTAGACTGTGGCGTGATAAAAACTTAGATTTTCTCAtcatgtgcacacatgcagctGGGGACAGCTGTTACAATCGAGTGGAGCATGCCTGGTCCCCACTTTCATCTAGCCTGGCTGGTGTGATATTACCCGCAAGCCTACCTGGTGAAATGTCGCCATGGCAGCAAAAGTTAGATGATATAGAAAAAGAGAAAAAGATAGCTGACGTTTTCGACAACGCTCTGAAAGTTCTAGACTCATACTGGAATGCCATATCCTATGATGGCTTTCCCGTCACGTCGTCAAGTGTGATGTGTCTTGAGAAACCATCTCCGTACAATGATCACAGCAAGCTTACTGAGTTTGCAGCAGCTGGCAGTACAAAGCTGAAAGCAGATGAAGGCATGAAATGTATCCTGAATGAATTGCAGTTTCTGCATTCACATGCTGTGCGCAAGACGCACATGCTTCAGTTTATGAAGTGTGACTCTGGTAGCTGTCATCACTGTTCTACTCGTCCCGTGAGAGCCACAACGGCTGTGAACTTCCTCCGCAGGCATGGGGGTTGTTTGATGACACCTCGGCCAAGCAACAATCATGAGGGTCATTACTGTACTTTCCTCGAAGCTGCACTGATGGAGGATATGGGTTGCAAGCCCCTCCAACTAGATTATGGTTTGCCGTCTCTTCTAGGAAAGGTCAACCATGTCTGTGAACTTTGCAATCGGTATGTTTTCCAATCTGAGGCAGATAGGACACGCCACTTGCAAAGGATTCATAACCGTTCAAAGAGAAAAGAGGCTGTCCAGGCACACACAGAACAGCAGGCTGCACCTAAACCCTCTCACAATTGTACATACACTGGCTGTGGCCACATATTCAGCACCCAGTACCAACTACAACGCCACAAACAAGAGACAGGGCACAAGTGCAGGGctggaagaaagaagaaggGAACATGCTGA